A region from the Drosophila bipectinata strain 14024-0381.07 chromosome 3R, DbipHiC1v2, whole genome shotgun sequence genome encodes:
- the LOC108119887 gene encoding G patch domain-containing protein 4, with amino-acid sequence MDFAKKILGKYGWKEGDGLGKHNDGIAAPLKASLKFDNAGLGVDRAQEFNDHWWERCFNEATNNVDVQVGENGKITTSRKEGEEAVEISTKGFSARKLKKAKDQHASDGKATYDNFLQTSLLTQGGGEVENTERIRVEDIAVSKVSVLTDEELFKACGGRTAHKGARHGLKLSGKIARLEQQEREMLEKLQAKQNPVQTNKITKPETEETKEEPVKTKKKKSSKEKYSENVSEDQVELSVKSKKKKKDKKLEKSQDESSTDLNQETEENVEETQKKKKKKKNKDKETEVTTDAVNSPNKRKAEESAEEPVKSKKKKKNKHAKEE; translated from the coding sequence ATGGATTTTGCCAAGAAGATTCTCGGTAAATATGGTTGGAAGGAAGGCGACGGCTTGGGAAAACACAACGACGGTATTGCCGCTCCCCTTAAGGCGAGTCTTAAGTTCGACAACGCCGGGCTGGGAGTAGACCGTGCTCAGGAATTTAACGACCACTGGTGGGAACGTTGTTTTAACGAGGCAACAAACAATGTAGATGTCCAGGTTGGGGAAAACGGAAAGATCACAACATCCCGCAAGGAGGGCGAGGAGGCTGTGGAGATATCAACCAAAGGATTCTCGGCCCGGAAACTAAAGAAAGCCAAGGATCAACATGCCAGCGACGGAAAGGCAACCTATGATAACTTCCTGCAAACGTCTTTATTGACCCAAGGAGGGGGCGAGGTTGAGAACACGGAACGCATTCGAGTGGAGGATATAGCTGTTTCCAAAGTAAGTGTGCTAACGGATGAGGAGCTCTTCAAAGCATGCGGCGGAAGAACTGCGCACAAAGGTGCTCGTCACGGTCTCAAACTGAGTGGTAAGATAGCGCGTCTGGAACAGCAGGAGCGTGAAATGTTGGAGAAGCTGCAGGCTAAACAAAACCCAGTCCAGACCAACAAAATAACCAAGCCGGAAACCGAGGAAACAAAAGAAGAACctgtgaaaacaaaaaagaaaaagtcttCCAAAGAGAAATACTCGGAGAATGTTTCTGAGGATCAAGTAGAATTATCTGTGAAatctaaaaagaaaaagaaagataaaaagctAGAGAAGTCCCAAGATGAATCCTCTACCGATCTTAATCAGGAGACTGAGGAAAATGTGGAGGagactcaaaaaaaaaagaaaaagaaaaaaaataaggataaGGAAACTGAAGTCACGACAGATGCTGTAAATTCtccaaacaaaagaaaagcaGAAGAATCCGCCGAAGAACCAGTGAAGtccaagaagaaaaaaaagaataagcATGCGAAAGAGGAGTAA
- the LOC108119886 gene encoding probable rRNA-processing protein EBP2 homolog — protein sequence MSDFEMDASDDNASGYDSGDNSDAELQAAFERGDLKPGLNVEFNGQRDRVNDVTKLLAKAKDIHLDLPWVERLDMINTLAPLAPELAVQLEKHEQKRANLFKGNAKLPYIRPEEDPVLNDFKREMLFHRQAQSAVLEGIPRLHELGVKTRRPDDYFAEMAKSDEHMQKVRANLMAKQQGQAKSERIKQIREQRKMGKMLAKQTKVQREAEKKDMLDKLKKFRKGKLKNLDFLEDAKALESKQKQSAEKRKQRNKKFGFGGKKKGLKRNTKSSSAGLDGEKSSRRQRGVKAGASVNKRMGKSRRIKAKGRK from the exons ATGTCAGACTTCGAAATGGACGCCTCGGATGACAACGCCTCGGGGTATGATTCGGGGGATAACTCAGATGCAGAG TTACAAGCGGCTTTCGAACGTGGTGATTTAAAACCTGGCTTGAATGTTGAATTTAATGGCCAGAGGGATAGGGTAAATGATGTG ACTAAACTACTGGCCAAGGCAAAGGACATTCACCTAGACTTGCCCTGGGTTGAGCGGCTGGACATGATCAACACCCTGGCTCCCCTTGCTCCGGAACTGGCTGTCCAGCTGGAGAAGCACGAACAAAAACGCGCCAATCTATTCAAAGGAAATGCTAAACTGCCCTACATTCGTCCGGAAGAAGATCCTGTATTAAACGATTTCAAGCGTGAAATGCTCTTCCATCGACAGGCACAGAGCGCTGTTCTGGAAGGAATTCCCAGGCTGCATGAATTGGGAGTAAAAACACGAAGACCTGATGATTATTTTGCAGAAATGGCCAAGTCCGATGAGCACATGCAGAAAGTTAGAGCCAATCTAATGGCCAAGCAACAGGGACAGGCCAAATCAGAGCGCATCAAGCAGATTCGGGAGCAGCGAAAGATGGGCAAAATGCTGGCCAAGCAAACCAAGGTTCAGCGTGAGGCAGAAAAGAAGGACATGCTTGACAAACTTAAGAAGTTCCGTAAGGGCAAGCTCAAGAACCTGGACTTCCTCGAGGATGCCAAAGCTCTGGAATCAAAGCAGAAGCAGTCAGctgaaaaacgaaaacagCGCAACAAAAAGTTCGGATTTGGCGGCAAGAAGAAGGGCCTAAAGCGCAACACCAAATCCTCTTCTGCTGGACTCGATGGCGAGAAGTCGTCTCGTCGCCAGCGAGGAGTCAAGGCCGGGGCCTCGGTCAACAAGCGGATGGGCAAGTCGCGGCGCATCAAGGCCAAGGGCAGAAAATAA
- the chp gene encoding chaoptin, translating to MGLEFFFKFGYAFLTITLMIMIWMSLARASMFAREMEETHYPPCTYNVMCTCSKSSTDLGIVHCKNVPFPALPRMVNQSKVFMLHMENTGLREIEPYFLQSTGMYRLKISGNHLTEIPDDAFTGLERSLWELILPQNDLVEIPSKSLRHLQKLRHLDLGYNHITHIQHDSFRGLEDSLQTLILRENCISQLQSHSFSGLLILETLDLSGNNLFEIDPNVFVDGMPRLTRLLLTDNILSEIPYDALGPLKSLRTLDISHNVIWSLSGNETYDIKASTKLNLDNLHLEYNHIEVLPPNSFKYFDTVNRTFFDGNPIHTLKEDAFKPARIREIYMRYCGLTNISPVAFDSLVNSLQILDLSGNNLTKLHHKLFNNFDVLRVISMRDNKIKIQKPTETFNAVHYTLLKLDLSGDRNDPTNLQTLRNMTRIRNMRSLSISRLGSSSVGPEDFKDFGVELEDLQITRASLSGIQSHAFKHVRGLKRLDFSENGISNIENDAFHEIGHSLISLKMSHGYSGSALPAEALRHLTSLQELDFSNNHISSMSDTSFHFLKNLRLLELHDNRIEQVLKGTFQGDIHSKLEEISLRFNHLTSVSQHTFFDLEALRKLQLDDNKIDKIERRAFMNLDELEYLSLRGNKINNLAEESFQNLPKLEILDMAFNQLPNFNFDYFDQVGTLSNLNVNVSHNQIRQLMYNSSWSGRNEHGGMYHSNIKILDLSHNNISIIHPGYFRPAEISLTHLHLGYNSLMNTTRDVFGNMPHLQWLDLSYNWIHELDFDAFKNTKQLQLVYFGHNYLSDIPQDIFKPVQGLRIVDFSHNHLRGLPDNLFYNGGMEKLDVSHNMLLKIPSSSLSSLAALTLCELHLSNNFISTIHSMDLSNKFRSLRYLDISYNYLLRIDDAVFATMPKLAVLDLSHNRDLKVMDKSFMGLENSLIKLGLENVSLSTVPEIRLKYLREFRLGYNELPSIPQELAHNMSNLRMLDLSNNDLTNVPLMTQSLPHLRRLMLSGNPITSLNNNSFDGVNEDLEMLDISNFRLHYFEYGCLDSLPHLRSLKLTAYSHLEHFNIPHLLRHHYNIRQLWIEAPQPFTRIVKKGSGPTQEMQTLQLGNPTDLQREMEGHLPSKLTNITFSGPQFSNLNERILRGMRSPYLYMQLFNTSLQALPPNFFKYLGRVRNISLDIRYNNHNLKKIPNPNTGAVPYLPNSVFLTDLKMSHTDLNCDCDLGWVEFWQRKRRQYICSSQTWTDTVFRTFMNSPCQVYGRHNCDDHDDDLRETRCENKGGQQLMEALKFDLECGWDNANCREAAFVVVMVCLAMVFWM from the exons ATG GGCCTGGAATTCTTCTTTAAATTTGGCTATGCCTTCTTAACGATAACCCTAATGATTATGATATGGATGTCGCTGGCTCGCGCCTCGATGTTCGCCCGGGAAATGGAGGAGACACACTACCCGCCTTGCACCTACAATGTCATGTGTACCTGCTCCAAATCCTCCACAGATCTGGGGATAGTGCACTGCAAGAACGTTCCCTTTCCAGCACTGCCGCGCATGGTAAACCAATCCAAG GTTTTCATGTTGCACATGGAAAACACAGGACTTCGCGAAATAGAGCCATACTTCCTGCAATCGACGGGGATGTACCGCCTCAAGATTTCGGGAAATCATTTAACAGAAATTCCTGACGACGCCTTCACAGGTCTGGAGCGATCGTTGTGGGAGCTAATCCTGCCGCAGAACGACCTTGTGGAAATACCCTCAAAGTCGTTGCGACACTTGCAGAAACTGCGACACCTGGATCTGGGCTACAATCACATAACGCACATTCAACACGACTCGTTCCGCGGACTGGAGGACTCGCTGCAGACGCTGATCCTGCGCGAGAACTGCATCTCGCAGCTGCAGTCGCACAGTTTCTCCGGCCTGCTCATACTGGAAACTCTTGATCTGAGTGGCAATAATCTGTTTGAGATTGACCCCAACGTATTTGTGGACGGTATGCCCAGACTGACCCGCCTCCTCTTGACGGATAACATTCTCTCGGAGATTCCTTACGACGCTTTGGGTCCTTTGAAGAGCCTTCGCACTTTGGATATTTCACACAATGTCATCTGGTCGCTGAGTGGTAACGAGACGTACGACATCAAGGCTAGCACTAAGCTGAATTTGGATAATCTTCACCTGGAGTACAACCACATCGAGGTTCTGCCCCCTAACtctttcaaatattttgataCTGTTAATCGCACCTTCTTTGATGGAAATCCTATACATACTCTGAAG GAGGATGCTTTTAAGCCAGCTCGTATTAGGGAAATCTACATGAGGTACTGCGGCCTGACTAACATCTCCCCGGTGGCCTTTGATAGTCTGGTGAACAGCCTGCAGATCCTCGACCTGTCTGGAAACAATCTCACCAAGCTGCATCATAAGCTCTTCAACAATTTCGATGTCTTGAG aGTCATCAGCATGCGGGACAACAAGATTAAAATCCAGAAACCGACGGAAACATTCAATGCCGTGCACTACACGCTCCTAAAGTTAGACCTCAGTGGGGATCGCAATGATCCTACCAATCTGCAAACGTTGCGCAA TATGACCAGAATAAGGAACATGCGCTCGCTGTCCATCTCTCGTCTGGGATCATCCTCCGTGGGTCCCGAGGACTTCAAGGACTTTGGTGTGGAGTTGGAGGATCTACAGATTACCCGGGCCAGTCTGTCTGGAATTCAGTCGCACGCCTTTAAGCATGTGAGGGGTCTGAAACGATTGGACTTTAGTGAGAATGGAATATCCAACATTGAGAACGATGCCTTCCATGAG atTGGACATTCATTGATATCCTTGAAAATGTCGCATGGATACTCCGGAAGCGCCTTGCCCGCCGAAGCTCTTCGTCACTTGACATCCCTCCAGGAGTTGGATTTTAGCAACAATCACATTAGTAGCATGAGCGACACTAGCTTCCATTTCCTCAAAAACCTGCGACTCCTCGAACTGCATGACAACCGAATTGAACAGGTCTTGAAGGGCACTTTCCAGGGCGACATCCATTCAAAGCTCGAGGAGATCTCACTTCGTTTTAATCATCTGACTTCCGTTTCCCAGCACACGTTCTTCGATCTCGAAGCTCTGCGGAAACTGCAACTGGACGACAACAAAATTGACAAAATCGAGCGAAGGGCCTTCATGAATCTGGATGAGCTGGAGTATCTGAGTTTGAGGGGCAACAAGATTAATAATCTGGCAGAGGAATCCTTCCAGAACTTGCCCAAGTTGGAGATTTTGGATATGGCCTTCAATCAACTTCCCAACTTTAACTTTGATTACTTCGATCAGGTGGGCACATTGTCGAACCTAAATGTTAATGTGAGCCACAATCAGATCAGGCAATTGATgtacaactcttcctggagTGGACGAAATGAGCATG GCGGCATGTACCATTCGAACATCAAGATATTGGATTTGTCTCACAACAATATATCCATTATACATCCTGGCTATTTCCGACCAGCTGAGATATCATTGACTCACCTACATCTGGGCTACAATTCGTTAATG aaTACCACACGTGATGTTTTTGGAAACATGCCGCATTTGCAATGGCTAGATCTCAGCTATAATTGGATCCATGAGCTTGACTTTGATGCCTTCAAGAACACAAAACAACTGCAATTGGTGTATTTCGGTCATAATTATTTAAGTGATATCCCCCAGGATATATTCAAGCCTGTGCAAGGACTGCGCATTGTAGACTTCTCACACAATCATTTGAGAGGTCTGCCCGATAATCTCTTCTATAATGGAGGCATGGAAAA GTTGGATGTCTCGCACAATATGCTGTTGAAGATTCCCTCCTCTTCGCTTTCCAGCTTGGCTGCCTTGACTCTCTGTGAACTGCATTTGTCCAATAACTTCATCTCCACCATTCACAGCATGGATCTGTCCAATAAATTCAGG TCTCTCCGCTACTTGGACATCTCCTACAACTATTTGCTGAGGATTGACGATGCCGTTTTCGCCACCATGCCCAAGCTGGCAGTTTTGGATCTTTCACACAATCGAGATCTGAAAGTGATGGACAAGTCGTTCATGGGCCTGGAAAACTCTCTGATTAAACTGGGTTTGGAAAACGTTTCTCTAAGCACTGTGCCCGAGATTCGATTGAAATACCTCCGAGAATTCCGCTTGGGCTACAATGAGTTGCCCTCCATTCCACAAGAGTTGGCCCACAATATGAGCAATCTGAGAATGCTGGATCTTTCCAACAATGACTTGACCAATGTCCCATTGATGACCCAGTCCCTGCCGCATTTAAG aCGTCTAATGCTTTCCGGAAATCCCATCACCTCCCTGAACAATAACAGTTTCGATGGCGTAAATGAGGACCTTGAAATGCTAGATATATCCAACTTCCGACTGCATTATTTCGAATATGGTTGTCTGGACTCGTTGCCGCATCTGCGTTCTCTGAAACTGACGGCTTATTCCCACCTGGAGCACTTTAATATTCCGCACCTGCTGCGTCATCACTATAATATTCGCCAATTGTGGATAGAGGCGCCACAGCCATTCACCCGGATTGTGAAGAAGGGTTCTGGTCCCACCCAGGAGATGCAGACCCTTCAGCTGGGTAATCCCACCGATTTGCAGCGCGAAATGGAAGGTCATCTGCCCTCCAAGCTAACAAACATTACGTTCAGTGGTCCGCAATTCAGTAACCTCAACGAACGCATCCTGCGG ggaatGCGTTCTCCATACCTTTACATGCAATTGTTCAACACCTCGCTGCAAGCCCTGCCACCAAATTTCTTCAAGTATTTGGGTCGAGTGCGAAACATTTCGTTGGATATTCGCTACAACAACCACAATCTGAAAAAGATTCCGAACCCAAATACGGGTGCAGTGCCTTATCTGCCAAATAGTGTGTTCCTCACCGACCTGAAGATGTCCCACACGGATCTCAACTGCGATTGCGATTTGGG TTGGGTGGAGTTCTGGCAGCGCAAGAGACGCCAATACATCTGCTCCTCGCAGACCTGGACCGACACCGTCTTCCGCACGTTCATGAACTCTCCTTGCCAGGTGTATGGAAGACACAATTGCGACGATCATGACGATGATCTAAGGGAGACCCGATGCGAAAACAAGGGTGGTCAACAGCTAATGGAG GCCCTTAAATTCGATTTGGAATGTGGCTGGGATAACGCCAATTGCCGGGAAGCTGCCTtcgtggtggtgatggtgtgCCTAGCCATGGTCTTCTGGATGTGA
- the Zwilch gene encoding protein zwilch, giving the protein MSASLANVYAELTRRYGETYTITYGHPPTYLASIAGVSETGKKMVLVFKEDRSGSSSKIQHVTPKKALPKSEGTSELDLTGSPLKDDCLVDAIADLSLDLQLEHSNPWKLEEEFQRGVPVDQARGIISTEPFQQSEGTGSVWFLCDGADLGQTQLLQYEFNKSHFSRGILSYHGVVPAYMVTSQFLVKQHSMVGVRAPMETTIENSYQVNPQMTLRCSWTTNASLPLLVNLHDCEVVLNHTFRAGECTPLTQDFMNQLRILVYIREDIVSYHKDMQQGKSRDPTYRCGTGIDMDELRESINKTMTDVSGFMDPYINGHAEFDIEEVVQRAKVRRLTDLTDKLWELLKSCASYKDLKIAFGMLFQCAARCNIVNTPTNKNRLAEIITELSNRRLAMPCLSGAEPLELLLEIGLEKVLKDYEFIYSESKLCSTHLLRDTNETVNDEGSPQNVPQVRKSLHNAVRGDPAAGAGMRKTLLHHNAGAKAGNAKYGKVDDDSGFKNSHFDEQESLERVSKLFQIHCTLEHLLMIHINLNLPNVYSDVCSELLKKAPKIVDAIDENVSDVMDIHLSALYVREHLEGKEPYSRHISMRSHNKFREIKTTFYFNSENICPPELAKCFQCDDKEMVKERTYHSWLYRKIRTLK; this is encoded by the exons atgtCTGCAAGTTTAGCGAATGTGTACGCAGAGCTTACGCGGCGGTATGGGGAAACCTATACAATTACCTATGGACACCCTCCCACATATTTAGCTAGTATAGCTGGAGTTTCGGAAACTGGAAAGAAGATGGTTCTTGTTTTCAAGGAGGATCGGAGTGGCTCCTCATCCAAAATTCAACATGTCACGCCCAAAAAGGCATTGCCGAAGTCGGAGGGCACTTCTGAGTTGGACCTGACAGGAAGCCCATTAAAGGACGATTGCTTAGTTGATGCTATTGCTGATCTGTCGCTGGATTTGCAACTGGAGCATTCTAATCCCTGGAAGCTGGAGGAAGAATTCCAAAGAGGAGTCCCTGTTGACCAGGCCAGGGGAATTATTTCTACTGAACCTTTTCAGCAGTCAGAGGGAACAGGCTCAGTTTGGTTTCTGTGTGACGGAGCGGATTTGGGTCAGACGCAACTCCTTCAGTACGAGTTCAACAAGAGTCACTTTTCACGTGGAATTCTTAGCTATCACGGTGTTGTTCCTGCCTATATGGTCACCTCCCAGTTTCTGGTGAAACAACATTCAATGGTCGGTGTCCGCGCCCCAATGGAAACCACAATCGAAAACAGCTATCAGGTAAATCCTCAAATGACCTTGCGATGCTCTTGGACAACCAATGCGTCCTTGCCGCTTCTGGTCAACCTGCATGACTGCGAGGTGGTTCTGAATCACACCTTCCGGGCGGGTGAATGCACTCCTCTGACTCAGGACTTTATGAACCAGCTGCGTATCTTGGTTTATATTCGCGAAGATATTGTCTCCTATCACAAGGATATGCAACAAGGAAAGTCCAGGGATCCGACGTACAGATGCGGTACTGGGATTGACATGGACGAACTGCGGGAGTCCATCAATAAGACCATGACGGATGTCTCTGGGTTCATGGATCCATATATTAACGGCCATGCAGAGTTTGATATCGAGGAGGTGGTGCAGCGGGCCAAAGTTCGACGGCTTACCGATCTTACAGACAAGCTTTGGGAACTTCTTAAAT CTTGTGCCTCCTATAAGGATCTTAAAATAGCCTTCGGTATGCTATTCCAGTGCGCTGCTCGGTGCAATATTGTT aacACTCCCACCAACAAAAATCGTCTGGCAGAAATAATAACCGAACTATCCAATCGGCGTCTGGCCATGCCATGCCTCAGTGGCGCAGAACCTCTGGAGCTGTTGTTGGAGATTGGTCTGGAGAAGGTGCTCAAGGATTACGAGTTTATCTACTCGGAAAGCAAACTGTGCAGTACTCACCTGCTAAGGGACACAAACGAAACGGTAAATGACGAAGGCTCGCCGCAAAATGTGCCACAAGTGCGAAAATCCTTGCACAATGCTGTTAGGGGGGATCCAGCGGCCGGTGCAGGAATGCGCAAGACATTGCTTCACCACAACGCTGGTGCGAAGGCAGGGAATGCTAAATATGGCAAAGTCGACGATGACTCCGGCTTCAAAAACAGCCATTTCGACGAGCAGGAGAGCCTGGAGCGGGTCTCCAAGTTGTTTCAAATACACTGCACCCTGGAACATCTGCTAATGATACACATTAACTTGAACTTGCCCAATG TTTACAGTGATGTTTGCTCAGAGCTTTTAAAGAAAGCCCCCAAAATAGTAGATGCCATTGATGAAAATGTGAGCGATGTGATGGACATCCATTTGTCGGCTCTGTATGTACGTGAACATTTGGAGGGCAAAGAGCCCTATTCCAGGCACATCAGTATGCGATCACATAACAAATTCCGCGAGATTAAAACCACTTTTTACTTCAACTCGGAGAATATATGTCCACCCGAATTAGCTAAATGTTTTCAGTGCGATG ATAAGGAAATGGTCAAAGAGCGTACCTATCATTCCTGGCTTTATCGCAAGATTCGTACTCTAAAGTGA
- the pie gene encoding pineapple eye protein: protein MKTCDICSIKTHESGDDPYMFGQWKTLSNVTVHYFCLLLSNKLPQRGDDSVGILGFLLTDIRKEIAQARHRKCEYCNKMGANINCHKCDDWYHMPCAIANRCTIEFSGNFISYCDTCRPLDAYKSQILKNPPRKQPCAICFETIHVCYLHCVSYGDCCRLGFAHMMCMRKYAMSSGYYLRCPWCRNSKFRDLIRLQSIFVPDRDATWELEPNAYRDLHRSVFRCDQEVCICPKGRQFTNKSWSILMCKLCTVSGVHSKCLVGTQEVNRNSDPPKEFKCTICVQIIKSRSDNLETSLYIRKTAPTTTESATIGSQEPIFSPEDCVDPVTFTQGIGSTLSNISPLSPPPTCNKEKERLWIQKCFNVSGEPYLYMVVYRTDGLKCLGTCTYRFREDDPRISDSSFEALELIEVGEEDIWFCDDDCRYWEENEYLASSQT, encoded by the exons atgAAGACTTGTGATATTTGCAGCATTAAGACACATGAGTCTGGCGATGATCCATATATGTTCGGCCAGTGGAAGACTCTTAGTAATGTGACAGTGCACTATTTTTGCCTG TTGCTCTCCAATAAACTTCCTCAGCGTGGCGATGATTCTGTAGGAATACTTGGCTTTCTTCTAACTGATATCCGGAAAGAGATAGCGCAGGCCCGGCATAGAAAATGCGAGTACTGTAATAAAATGGGAGCCAACATAAACTGTCATAAATGCGACGACTGGTATCATATGCCCTGTGCCATAGCCAATCGCTGCACCATAGAGTTTAGCGGAAATTTCATAAGCTACTGTGATACCTGTCGACCCCTGGATGCTTACAAATCGCAAATACTTAAGAATCCTCCAAGAAAACAGCCTTGTGCCATTTGCTTCGAGACCATTCACGTTTGCTACCTTCACTGTGTTAGCTATGGCGATTGCTGCCGGCTTGGTTTTGCCCACATGATGTGTATGCGAAAGTACGCCATGAGTTCCGGGTACTATCTACGTTGTCCTTGGTGCAGGAATTCCAAATTCCGGGATTTAATACGTCTGCAGTCCATTTTTGTTCCTGATCGGGATGCCACTTGGGAGCTAGAACCAAACGCTTACCGGGATCTACATCGATCTGTTTTTCGATGTGACCAAGAGGTGTGTATTTGCCCGAAAGGTAGACAGTTCACGAACAAATCATGGAGCATCTTGATGTGTAAACTGTGTACTGTGTCAGGAGTGCATTCGAAATGCTTGGTAGGCACACAAGAGGTTAACAGAAATAGTGACCCACCAAAGGAATTCAAATGCACCATATGTGTCCAAATCATCAAATCTAGGTCTGACAATTTAGAGACCTCGTTGTATATTAGAAAGACGGCACCAACAACTACCGAGAGCGCTACAATTGGGTCTCAGGAACCAATTTTCTCACCCGAAGACTGCGTTGATCCAGTGACTTTCACTCAAGGAATCGGCAGTACGCTTTCAAATATTTCCCCGCTATCGCCACCACCCACATGTAATAAAGAAAAGGAGCGCTTGTGGATACAAAAATGCTTCAATGTAAGCGGAGAGCCTTATTTATACATGGTGGTCTACAGGACAGATGGACTGAAGTGCTTGGGAACATGCACATACAGATTTCGTGAAGATGATCCACGAATCTCGGATAGCTCTTTTGAAGCATTGGAACTAATAGAAGTCGGCGAAGAGGACATTTGGTTTTGTGACGATGATTGCCGTTACTGGGAAGAAAACGAGTATTTAGCTTCTAGCCAAACATAA